The genomic region ccaTGGGGGACATATGTGTTGAGTTGACGATTGTCCGTCACCCCTGCCTCAACTGGGCTGagactccctgagggcagagcctGGGCACTGCCTCGCTCGAGGCCACATCTGGCCTCGCTTCATTGGAGGGGCCCAGGAAACCCTCAGAAGGTATTGCACAAGTTCCCTGTACCACACTGGGCTACTCGAACGAGGCCAGGGCTGGTGTCCATGCATGTCTGCCCCCAGGGCCCTCAAGCTTCGCCCAAGTGGGCACTGGAGAAcgagagagaggaggggggacAGGACGCCCAAAAGCTCAGGGAGGACTGGGCTGGAGGCGACCTCCTGGGGAGAGAGTCCCTGGACCAGGGGAGCAGGATCTGCTCACCCTTCTTCAGCAGAGTCCCCAGGACGCGGGAGAGCTCCAGGAGGACAGCAGTGCCACTGCTGGGGTCCACGGCCCCGTGAACCCAGCTGTCCCGGTGGTTTCCATACAGCACGTAGCGGTCTGGCGGGAGGAGCAGAGTCAGACACCCAAGAGGAGGAGCCAGGGTGGGCGGGGCAGCCAGGCTGGGCAGAGGGTGTGTGGTCAGGGGCGCTCAGAGCAGGGCCGGGTCCTGGGGGCGCAGGCAGCAGTGAGGAGGCGCTCACCAGGCTCCACGGCCCCGCGGATGATCCCCAGGACGTTGGAGGAGTTCCGCAGCTCCAGGCGGTTGTAGACACTCACGTTCACCTGGCTGGGGGAGCGTAGGGATGTTAGGAGTCTTCCCCTCCACCAATgtaggagaaactgaggcccagagcaggaaAGGGACCTGGCAAGGTCACTTGCCCAGAAATACCGGGAGAGACAGCGAGGCTAGAGCCCAGCTCTGCTGATTCCAATTCTCCTTTGCAGTCACTCACTCATTGGATACCTAGTGTATGCCAGTAGCGTACCAGGCTCTGGGCGATGACTGAGACAGACATGGACCCCACCCTCATGGGGCCTCCCTCTCCTGAGGGAGGCAGACCCCAAGGAAGTGAACAACTGCAGGCAGTGAAGGGGCTCGGGAGGACACTGACAGGTACCTGGCGGCAGGTGGGGAGGTTAGTGCGGGCCAGGAATGACAGAGCGTGGGGAAGGATGTTCCCGTCagcaggaacagcaagtgcagagGCCCTGATGTGGGAAGGAGCTTGGTGTGTTCAAGAGAGGGGGCGGCCGGAGAATGGAGGTCCAAGATGAGGTGGGGGGGACCCCACAGGGCCTTGTGGGGCACACAGCTGTTTCACAGGCTTCCCCAAAGACAAGACAGATATTCTGGAATCAGGGAGGGGTTGGGAGACAGGAGAAAGGGAAAGGCCAGGCCTTGAAGTGAGCAGAGAGGAAACCAGGGTCAAGGAAGCATaacaagggaagagaaggggagcgttgggggaggagggggccccaTCTCACCTGCCTGCTGGGAAGATACCATCAGAACGGAAGCCGGGCCCCAGCTTGTAGTCGCAGCCCAGGGCTCCCTGCCAGGCAGCCGGGGCTGAGGTTCCCTGGAGgttgctggggaggagggggaggcccaTCAGAGCAAATATAGGTGCGGGGGTTGAAGTCTGGGGGCCACTGGAGAGTGGGCAGGAGACCCCAGGGCAAAAGCTCACCAGAGAAGGACTTCTGCATCCTTGAAGCCAATGGGCTGAGTGGGAATTGGGGGAAATCCTGAGGCATTGTCAGAGTCCAGGCGGAAGGAGGAGGGGTTGGCTGGAAGGTAAGGAGTCAGGGGGTCCCCAAAATACTCAAAGTAGGAGCCTCGCTCCACCCCCGAGGGAGGAAGGCCCCAGGAGTGCGGGAAGGTCTCGTTCGGCAAGCTTTTCCCGTCGTTGATATCTGCAGGGTCCGTGTACACCAGCACCCCAGCCACCCCATACTTGGCAGCATTCACAGCCTGCAGAAGGCAGAGGAGGCTGTGTTTAGGGGAGGGGCGAGAAGGGGGCACATCttgttcctcttcctccctccctcactgtgGAAGCCAGGACAGATCTGTCTTCCCACCGGCAAGATGATACTTACACAAGTCATTTGTTGCCGTGCTGCTTGAGACAGCAAAAGACTGTTGAGCCTAGGCAATGGCTCATCAATGGGGTCATTAAATAAACCGAGGTACCCTACAGTGGAGTACTATGCAGCTGTATAAAAGAAGGAGGATGTGCTCCTAAACCCATGTTCATATGAGCCCtgttcatagtagccaaaaggtggaaacaacccaactgtccatcactgataaatggataagaaAAACCTAGTATATAACgtgcaaaggaatattactcagtcttaaaaaggagtgaagttctgatacatcaatgaactttgaaaacattatgctaagtgaaataagccagacacaaaaggacaaatatcaaatgattcctcttatgtgaggtacctagatgaggcaaattcatagagacagaaagtcaaatagaggttaccaggggctgcagagggagaataagggagttagtgtttaatgggtacagagtttcatttGGAACCATGAAAGCATTCTGAAAAtggatagtagtgatggttgcacaatattgtgaatatcCTTAATGCCATTGCATTGTAcgttttaaaaatggttaacctGGTAAACTGGTaaaatatatgttacatatattttaggatagcaaaaacaaaacagtacattaaaaaaaagaaagatcaaggACAGAGTTTATGTACCAATTGAGAATGATCTCCAGGATGTATTAAGGTGAAAAAAGCATAGCTCAGAACAGTATTGTATGCTACTTTTATATAAAAGGAGAAGTAAGTAAGAATATATCTTCATATGTTCTTCTTCCCAAAGAAACTCTGGATACATAtcccataaacaaacaaacaagctacCTTTTGGGAGGATGGCATTATGAGAAAACTTTTTCactctatactttttttttttttaaactggaagttTCATAATCTGTATAATTCCACCACGCCTgttcccctttcttttcttctcttttctttccatttttttaccTCCAGCTCTTATCATGGGCAcatcttttatttatgtatttattttacttctttttaaattgtgataaagtacacataacatgaaatttactatcttaactattttaaagcatacagttcagtggcattaagtatattcctaTTATTGTGCTACCATCACCTCCATTCACCTCCAGAACTCTCTTCATTTTGCAGATTTGAAACTCTGGACCCACTAAAGACTAACTCCCTAGTCCCTGCTCCCACTCTGTacctctttatatttaaaataaataagtaactaaacatttaaaaaaacacagacatGTAACCCTCAGTCAAAGTTTTGTGTTGAAAAGAAGCAAGTTGTGGAGGAGGGGACAGCAGGAGGGATTTAAGTCGAATGTTCAGAAGAACTACTTCACAGGAAGACTTAGACTTCCAGAATATCAAAGCTGAAAAATTTGCCCAATTCCTTTATTTCccaaggctcagggaggttaggGGAgatatccaaggtcacacagcacctAAGTGTTCTTTGGGCCAATCAATGGGCTAGAGCAGAGTGCCAAAGCAGGCCATTGGTGGGTGGAAGGAGTCCTTCACCCTCTCCTGCCCCGAGCCCAGGGCTGGCCTACCCCTCAGCCCTGCTCCATCCCCTTCCCCTGCACATCCTCCTGCCCACtgccagcccccctccccacccagccccttgCACTGGGGGCTGCTGCTTACCTTAGCCCTGCGCCCTACACCCCCATAGCGGGTCAGGACGATGCTATCTTGGAGTTTGATGCCCTGATGGTATAGCTCCATGAAGTCTTCTTCCGAGCCCCGGTTGGCATAGACGAGGAGGCCCTGTTCCCCAGAGAAGGTGACCCTTAGAGCCAGGCCcaggaaagaaggggaaaggcTGAGTGGCAGGAGGAAGGATTTAGATTCTGTCCCCCAACCTCGCCTAGAGCTTCTAAGCTCCCCAAGACAAAGTCACACCTGGTTTGCTCTGTGTCCAGGTACCCTGTATCAGGCCTGGCTTTGAGCAGGGCCCattagtgtttgttgaatgactaagtGATGGGCAAAAGGAGTCGTAGTGGAGTGTGGAAGCCAGTAAATTCTGGGTGGGGCTGAGCCCCAGTTGAGGCGCTTTTCTTCAACTGCCCCTGGGTCAGGATGGGAGCAGCTGGGGTAGGAGCCAGCGGGAGCTGGGCCATGGCAGCGGGGAGGGGGTGTCCCAGGCCCACCTGCGGGGTTCCGGGGGGAGCATAGGCAGCATACGGTGGCACCACATTGGGGTCCCCCTGCTCCCCAGTCAGGTTCTCTTCACTTCGTTGGGAGGAGAAGAGGATGTCCCCAGCAGGACCCACTGTGGAGAGAGGGCAGTGTCCGGGCTGGGCCCGGCGGCTCCCCCGGCCCACAGGCCTCCCCAGGCCAGAGCAGGGCCTCACCAACATCCACACGGTTGGGCTGCTCCTGGCTAGGGAAGGACAGCAGCACTTCGTACTCAGAGGTCCCGGCTGAGTCCAGGCCCGACTCCGGGTCCTGCCAGCGCTGCAGTAGCAGCTGCACCAGCGCCTCATCCCGGGGGCTGGTGGCCAGGTGCGGCTCCTTGGAGAGTTCTCtgcagggtgggcagagggaggggtgggCCCAGGGTCAGGGAGGAGCCTCTGGCAAACAGGAGGGGCACATGGGCAGGCCTCTCACCTAAGATTCTCCCGGATTCTGTTGGCATCGAGCTGTCCCATGACAGCCTCAAGGATCTCCAGGTCCAGGTCCTGGGAGGCTGAGGcactgggggctggcaggtcagtCCCCTTGGGGATGGCAAAGTGGCCCAGGATGATCCCCAGCCCCAAGAGGGCAGCGGCCCCCAGCACCCCTCCAAGCACCTTCACGCACTGCATCCTGTGGAGTCTTGGCCAGTTGGTGTGGCTCCTTATAGATGGGGTGTCAGGTCCAGTTAACCATTACCTAATAGGTGGCCCTGCCCTTTGGCCACTAGCTGGCAGGGAAAGTAAGGGAGTGTCCTGCAGGAAGGGCCAGGAGTTCTTCACATCCAGCTCGATTTCTGCAACATTCACTTGGAAGAGACCTCCAAGGGGCATCAAATCCATACGTGGatgctgaggcttggagagggacAAAGTTTCACCCACGGTCTCCCAGTAAGAGAGGCCAAGGTAGGACTAGAACTCAGCCCCTGTCTCCAGAGCGGGGCTGGGCCTGCTGCCCACCATCCCTGCATCTGTTTCCCTGGTGTCATTCCATCTCCAGCACATCCAGCCCTGGCTACTTGACTGGGTTTTAAGTTCAAATCCCATCCTTTGCTAGACATaagttgtgtgaccttaggcaattcacttaacttctctgagcctgttttcttagctgtaaaatgggataatagaaCCTATTTCACAAAACTGTGGTGCTGTTTTCATTAAACAAGGCCACATCTGTAAAAATGTCTAGCGTGGTGTTGGGCCCATAGTAGGAACTCAGTACATTTTTGCCACTCCTGCCTCATCTGACCCCTTAAAATGCTAAGCCTAGAGCTAAGGAAAGAAGAGGGACTCAGAAGAATTCTCTGTAACTATCCTGCAGGGGTCCCAGTTTATGGGAGAAAGTGGGACTCTTAGAAAAGgagactggggacttccctggtggcacagtggttaagagtccgcctgccaacacaggggacacgggttcgagccctggtccaggaaggtcccacatgccgcagagcaactaagcttgtgagcccccactactgaagcccgtgtgcctagagcccgtgctccgcaacaagagaagccaccgcaatgagaagcccgcgcactgcaacaaagagtagccgccactcgctgcaactagagaaagcccgcgtgcagccacaaagacacaacgcagccaaaaagtaaattaaattaaaaaaaaaaagaaaggaagactgTTCTAGAGGACAGAGCCGGAGAAGCACACTTTCTTGACAAGCTGACCTCCATCCCCTGACCCTACCAGgaatccatccatctattcatccatccatctattcattcatccatccattcatttattcactccttCACTCATACCTGAAAgaatctttcatttattcagcccTATGCCACAtccatgccaggccctggggaagcCAAGGTGCCCAGGAACTCAAGTCTAGCAGGGGAGTCAGATAGGCTTTGGGTTCAATCATGTGGTAAGCACCCCTATAGAGGGAGGACCGACATGCTCCCAGTGGAGAGAATGACAAATTCTGTCCAGAAGGGAACACTTGAGGGGAATCTTCCAAGGGTGAGAAGGCATTCAGCATGCAGAGAAGGCAAGGGGCAGGCCATCCTTACAGATGGCCTGGCATGTATAAGggctgagagggagagggagccaCCAAGTACTCGGTATAAGCCTCTTTCAGACTTCATAGACAGCCAGGCCGGGCTGGGAAGGTCCCTGGGGCTCAAGTGTGACTCCTTCCACCTGACATGGCCTATCCTGCCTTGGGATTCTGCCCAGCCAGGCTGCAAcccattgggttttttttgtttgtttgttgtttaaatatttatttatttacttatttggctacattgggtcctagttgcggtgcatgggcttctccagttgcggcacacaggcttctctctagttgtggcgcgtgggctccagagtgcgcgggctcagtagttgcggcgtgcgggcttagttacCCCTCAgaatgtgggctcttagttccccaaccagggatagaacccgcatcccctgcattagaaagcggattcttaaccactggaccaccagggacgtccccagGCTGCAACCCATTGTTTGGCCCAAAGATGCCTGGAAATCTGGGGGAGCTGGGCATGGTAGActttgtgtgtgcacgtgtgtgtgtgtgtgtgtgtgtgtgtgtgatttcacAGCACCCTCTCAGAGCAGCGCCCTTCCTACTGCTTGCAGCCCCATTCACCTGCACCACCGTACCCACGTCCCCTTGTGCTGGTTGGGAGGGTTAGCATGTTAGCGTGGCAGGACTAGAGGTAGGGTATAGTGTGATCAGGGACTTCAGGAAGGTGCACCAGAAAGCCACAGTCCTTGCAGAGCTGATTATCAGCACCCAGGATATAATCTTATCAGAAGGCCATCAGTGTGGGGAGCACACACATTCCTTACGAGGGCACAGGAGGACAGCCACCACCAGGCAGCCAGTCAGACACCAAGCTCAGCTGATAAGCTGAGGAACAGACATGATGATGACACCATGAGGCAGCAGCTCCATCGTCCTGCCCCACCCTCTCCTGGAAGGAACATGTGAAGCCACAGACATGACATCTGGACAAGAGCATGTGACATCTGAGTGGGTGACACCAGAGAACTCCGGCTCAGGCTGTTGGAATCAGCTGATGTCTATGCTGCTGTAGGCACCAGACAATAACTCGAtcaatcttttttccccttcttggcTGGGAATATCGTATGGCCCCTCCCTGAACATTTTGGTCTGTGAGTGTTGATGGAAATCCCTTCAGGGAACTAACgcatttgatttcctttttgtcttCCCACCTCGCTCCCTCCATCACTCGGACTTGGAGAGTTCTTCCACCCCTCCAGACAGCCAGTCCATTGGTGCTAGCTCCTTTCcactctccctcacctcccacgTGTGCTTTCCTCCCTCCTCGCCCAGCCTGAGTCCCTTGCAAACCCTCTCCACCCCCTTGATCCTCTCTGTTTTGGTCACATTCACTGGAAAACCCCCGACCTGGTTACATCTGCCCCTCCACCTACTCTGCACCTGCACCCTTGACCCTGAATATGCCTGTGGAGTCAGATGACCTCACTCATCTCGCTTTAAGTTTACGATCCTAGACCTCGAACAGGCCCTCAGTACTGCCCGGCAGTCCTACCGTCCTTCCCCGGTCCACGCTCCCTCCCGCACTTCTAGATGGCGGTTGCACATCCCCTCCTCTCTTCTCAAGCCTCCAACACATTCTCCTCCACCCTCACGCTCAGCTGATGACCGTGCTTCCTACTTCACTGAGAAAATCAGAGGAAACGTCACTGTGATGTGTGATCCACACCCCTGTCCCAGGCAGCCTCTCCCCTGTGCAGAGCCCACCCGCTCGCTGCTCAAGGATGTGGCCCCACAAGTCTCCCTGCCTTTAGTGGATCACTTCCATCCACCTAAAGCACCTGTTTATGGTGTTTAacaccatcttttaaaaaaaatctctcaattCCACTCACTCCTCTAGGAACCGTCCCATTTTTCTGTCcccttttatgataaaactccTCGGAAGAGTGGACCATGCTGGTCTCCAGATCCTCtcctcctgttcttttttttttttttttaatttatttattaatttatttatttttggttgcgttgggtcttcattgctgcgcgcaggctttctctagttgtggcgagcgggggctactctttgttgtggtgcatgggcttctcactgcggtggcttctcttgttgcggagcacgggctctagatgcacaggctccagtaattgtggctcgcgggctctagagcgcaggctcagtagttgtgatgcacgggcttagttgctccgcggcatgtgggatcttcccggaccagggcttgaacccgtgtcccctgcattggcaggcggattcttaaccactgtgccaccagggaagccctcccgtTCTTTCTTGAGGCCGCTCCATTCAGGCTTTACTCCACTAAAATTACTCTTGAAAACGTCCACTTTGCTCCATGTTGCTGGATCCAGTGGTCAGTTCTGTCCTCTCTTCTTACTTGACCCGGCAGCAGCGCTGGTCACAGCTGATCAAGCGTCCTTGGATCGCTTCTCTAGCTACACCCATTTCCCAAGCGATCTCCTGACTGTAAATTCCACTGTGGCCCCTCCCTCAGGTCCTCCATATctctgcttaaatgtcacttctgcACGAGTGCCACTTTCTCTAAATTGTGTTCCTTCGTCTCCCTCAGGCTTCCTCTCCGTCTCccacttcatttttttccattgcatCTATCACTATCTGATTTTAATTATTCCTTATCTCCCCCCCTAGAATGTAAGTTCTACTGGGGCCTGgatctttgttttattcattgctgAATCTCCAGAGCcaagagcagtgcctggcacgtaggagGCACTCAACAAGTACTTGTAGAATGGATGAAAAACTGACCCAAACGAGCTCAGTTCCTCCACCCTGGACATTCGTACAGCTGTCTGATATTTAAGGAGTGTCCAGGGCAACCACAAGGGATACAAAAGGTGGGCACCGAACTCCTGGGAAACAGACCCCATCAGAACAAACCTCAACAGGATTGCTGAGCCAGCCATGGGTGGGAGCCTGCATAGCACAGGGGCTGTGGGATTTAACAGACCTCTAGGGCAGGATCTTTCTGAAAGATGATTCCCCGGGATGGAGGGTGACGCTGCCAGGCTGCAGGACAGGGGCCACCTTCTTGGGCAGGAATAGCTGGACCTTTAGGCTGGGTAGGAGTGGGGAGCCTGCTGGGAGCCTCTAGAGGTACCCCAACCCACTTCCACTGGGCCTCCGAAGCCAGTCAGAGGTTTGGGTAGATCCACTGGAGGTTGGCTTCAGAAGAGAGATGGGACCATGCGTACACAAGAGGCTGATTTGCCAACCTGGCCCCAGCGCCTTGATGGCATAGAGGCTGGAAGATCTGGCACAGCTTGTGACAGACACAGTAGCCTGCTTTGACTAGTAGTTCTGGGGGAAATGTGTGTCTGAGTAATGCCCTGAGGCCCACACAGCTTTGCCTTGGGACTTTCCCTTGAGAAGGGCTTCCTGACTGGGCTGCAGAATTGCAGGGATGTGGCATCAACAGGATTGGTTGTAGGGACTGAGCTCGGGGCAATGCTGGGGCCctgggctgctgggctgtggccaGGATGCATTTGGGACATCTGTCAGCACTTCTGGGGTTTAGACATAACTGGGGAGGGGGCTCTGTAACCGTCTCCATTTCCTGCAGCCAAGCAGCATGGATGTCGCCACATGTGCCTGCTTTCCCAGGCTGAGATGCTGGAGGCTTTCAGAAaaaactcttcttttaaaaaaaataaatcgtGGATTATTTATACAGcaataaaagaacaaactacaTTTACATACTCTCACCTGTagcaacgtggatgaatctcacaaacgtAAAGATGAGCAAATGAAGCCCGACACAAAAGATAATATATTGtagaattccatttatatgaagattCAACTCATATGAATTTATATGAAGTATATTAGTTATAGactgttggaggaggtcattgagAGGACGTGACCGCCAGTTGACCCGTGAGCTGGACCGGGGCAACTGGGGGATCCTCGCCCCTCCCCTGTCTTCAGAATGTCAGCTCTGCCCCACAGTTCCCACACTAGGAGCTGTTTTAAGGacgcagccttgagagagtaaggtggtgttgagaccatctggactgaatACCTGACCAAACCCAGTTAAAGCCTCTATATAAATTTTCAGGATTCTGGCAGGTGGATGCAGGGATCTACTCGTCTTTTGGAGTCCAAGACAAGCCTTGTATATAAGTTCCTTTGCTTATCAAAACTGCCACCTAGCTTGCCAAGGGTGGGGGGGCAGGTggagaagggatggattgggagtatgggattagcagatgcaaattattattatatatagaatggataaacaacaaggtcctactctatagcacaggaactatattcaatatcctgtgataaaaccaGCCTAAGGCAGACACTCCCCACTGTCCAGGTTATAACCTGGTATCAGCAGAGACTTCACAGGGAAGACAGAGCTGTTCCAATTATGTATGTCTTCTGTAGAGGGGATTACTGAGACAGGGAAGAAAAGTGCAAGAATTGGTCGCTGGTGCTACATGGTGGCAGCTTTGACATTTCTCTGGCttctactatattttttaaatatttacgaTTCTCACCTGCCCTAATCCAATATTTATAAAAGAGGCagtctagagaaaaaaaaaaaatatatatatatatctcctgtaataaaccatatggaaaagaatatgaaaaagaatatatatatgtataactgaatcactttgttgtatagaaattaacacaacattgtaaaacaactatacttcaacaaaataaaaatttaaaaacctgccACCTATCAAATGGGACCATGCTGATGACTGTATCTTGGTGATAGAAGCCCTTAAGTGCTTAAATTGATTTAATCATTTAGCTGTTGGTCCAGCTATCCCCCTCAATCTCAGTATCAGATGATTCCCTTCAGGAAAATAGCAAGATGGCTGTACAGCTGGGTCACTGGTTGGCTAGGCCACTGGTCAAGAACCAATCAGGGAGATGCCTGGGAGCCCTGGAGCCATCCACGGGAGGAGGATAGGGTCTTGGGAGAGGAGGAGAGCTCAGCTCAGCCTAAAGCTGTGACCAAATCAAACCTTCACTGATCAAGTGTGTCATCAGTTTTTGGCCTGGGCAAGGTCCCACGGGTCTGGTATAAGTCAAACCAGGTCTGACAAGGGGCCACAAACCTGGATTTCCATCCTCTTGGCTAGTGTCCCCCCTGTAGTGGGTATAAGGCAGAAAGATGGTCACAGTTCTTTCCATGTCATATTAGAGGATTCTGCCCAGTAAATAATAGCACCCTGAGGGTTAATGGGGCTTTGCAAAAAATTGCCCTATAGCATATTGACTGATTTTGTATCTGATTTAGCAATCTTATTTCAGGATTCCTTCCCTTTTTCCCccttgaatatatatgtatatataaataagtgTGTGCCACTTTCTTGTATCCTCCTTTAAAGTGGCTTTGTCATCTTGCTGGCTCTGTCATCTCCCTCATtagggagttaaaaaaaaaaatctaaagcacATTCCTTGTCTAGTTGTATGGGAATTATTTCTAAGTTTTTGAATAGTCTACCTATacattctctgtgtgtctctgtctctctgtctctgtctctgtctctctctctctctcgttacATCAGTAATCAGGGGATGCTTAGAAAGGCTCCCTGGGGCTGGACAGAGTCTGAGGGCAGCAAGGCTGATGGGCGCAAGCCTTGAGGGCCTGTCGATGGCCAGGGCACAGTGACCACAGCTGGACACTCAGGCCtatggatggggtgggggtgggatctATGACCCAGGACAGGGAGAGCCCCATTGGTGAAGGGAAGCAGGTCTCAAGGGAGGCCCCAGGAGGCCCTGGCTGAAGGTGGGAGCGGGAATTCAAATTCCAGAAGCACCTCCAGGCCTGAAGCATGTTGTGTGTTGGGCCCTTGGGAAGCTCTCACTACCCCCTCCCCCATGACTTGACTGACAAGGAGGAAGAGATTTATCCAAGGCCACAGTGTGGGCAGTGGCTCTTCCCACCCCTCCCTAGTCTTCTGCCCTTTGGAGTTAGACCTGGGGCTTCTGTCCTCCCCAGGAGAGGGTGTGGCCCCCTTCCAGTCCCACCCCAGCGCTTATCACGGGGGGGCATTGATCTTGAGGCTGATAAGAGCCAGACCTGGAGCctcctgggggcgggggcagctcAGGGCTGAGGGAGGTGGTGGATGTCAGAGGACCGCCTAGGGCCCAAGCTGGGAGCCGGTGGCCTCCTGCTCCACCTGATTCCCGGGGCCCACAGACAGGCAGGGGAGCCATGGATCAGCTGCGGAAACGTTTACTGCTGGGACTTGGAGAGGAGCGGCCAGAGTGGCTTCCCAAGGAGATGTCCTATCTCCAGCCTTGGGCCTGGTTAGGGCTGACATTGGTTTCCATTGTCACGGGCAGGGTCAGGCTGCAGGATGACCAGTTCTGCCTTCTGGGAGCCGGCTTGCTGCAGGTAAGGGGAGCCGGGTGAGCAACGCTGGGGAAATatgtcctctctccccacccacgaGTGGATGGAGGCCCGGGTACCTGGAACAGTGCCCCGTCTTGGGCGGCCTGGGCTCCCTCCTGGAC from Eubalaena glacialis isolate mEubGla1 chromosome 10, mEubGla1.1.hap2.+ XY, whole genome shotgun sequence harbors:
- the NAALADL1 gene encoding aminopeptidase NAALADL1, coding for MQCVKVLGGVLGAAALLGLGIILGHFAIPKGTDLPAPSASASQDLDLEILEAVMGQLDANRIRENLRELSKEPHLATSPRDEALVQLLLQRWQDPESGLDSAGTSEYEVLLSFPSQEQPNRVDVVGPAGDILFSSQRSEENLTGEQGDPNVVPPYAAYAPPGTPQGLLVYANRGSEEDFMELYHQGIKLQDSIVLTRYGGVGRRAKAVNAAKYGVAGVLVYTDPADINDGKSLPNETFPHSWGLPPSGVERGSYFEYFGDPLTPYLPANPSSFRLDSDNASGFPPIPTQPIGFKDAEVLLCNLQGTSAPAAWQGALGCDYKLGPGFRSDGIFPAGSQVNVSVYNRLELRNSSNVLGIIRGAVEPDRYVLYGNHRDSWVHGAVDPSSGTAVLLELSRVLGTLLKKGTWRPRRSIVFASWGAEEFGLIGSTEFTEELFSKLQERAVAYINVDISVFANATLRAQGTPPVQSVIFSATKQIPAPGPSSLSIYDNWIRYSNRSSPVYGLVPSLGTLGAGSDYAPFIHFLGISSMDIAYTYDRSKTSARIYPTYHTAFDTFDYVDKFVDPGFRSHQAVAQTAGSVLLRLSDSLFLPLNVSDYSETLRSFLQAAQQDLGGLLEQHNISLGPLVTAVEKFEEAATVLGQHISALRKGTPDPLQVRMLNDQLMLLERAFLNSRAFPEERYYSHVLWAPRTGSVATFPGLSNACSKAMNTGPGSAAWAEVKRQFSILVVALEGAAATLRPVADL